Below is a window of Myxococcales bacterium DNA.
ATCGCAATCACGGATCGAGATTGCCCAGCCCCTGCTCGGCTGCGGCGCGGTCTTCGAACCAACGCAGCTCCCAGCAGACTCCCGCCTTGGATTTCTCCGTGCCGCCATTCCTCACCACGCCGTCGTCGTTGCCGTCGAGATTCATGGCTTGGTTGAGCTGTGGCTCCCAGAAGCCGATGCTGCCGTCGTCGCGGTGGTAGTCCGTGACCGCGTGGCCTTGAATGTGTCCCTTCGAGTCTCTCACGTAGTCTCCGCACCACGTCACCGGCCCGAGGCGGCGGAACTTCCGGTACAAGATGGCGGTGAAGGTCGCGTGAAAACCCTTGGCCTGCATCGCCTCCTCCAGCTGGCTCGCAAAGTCGTCGCAGTCCTGCACGTTGTCTTTGAACGGCTTCAGGTGGATGCCAGTGCGGCCGGCGGTGTCCCGCCAGCCAGTTGGTGGGCCAGACCCTACCGGCACGCTGGCCACGGAGCTCACGGAGGTGAGCAGGTTGAAGCCGTCGGGGACCGACCCACCGAGCGATCGGCAGGTCGCCGCGGAGACCGACCGGACGTAGCTCGTGGCGTCCATCGGATCGCCCAAAATGCAGTCGAACGGCGCATCGAGGACGGCGCCGCTCGCGCCGCTGGAACCGCTCGCGCCGCCGGAGCCGCTCGCGCCGCCGGAGCCGCTCGCGCCGCCGGAGCCGCCTCCAGAACTAGCGGTGCCACCGCTGGCCCCGGAGCCTGGGCTGGCTCCCGAGCCCGAACTGCTCGCCGTCCCGGACGAGCCGCCGCCAGAGCTGAGCTCGAGCGTGCGCGTTTCGTTGTCGGGGTCATCCACTTCGGCAGCACAGCCTACGGAGACGCAGAACGCTCCCAGCAGGATCCAAGAGGGACGGGACGAGGGGTGTAAGGGATTGGTCATGCCCACTGCATCAGCAGGAAGCGTGCCGCCGGGCGCGCTGCGTCGCGCGAGATCGGTGGAGAGCGCCGCCGAACCTGAGCGTGCCGTGCCGCGCGCTGGGGTATGCTCCCGAGATGCGACTTCGAACCACGGTGCTGTTCCTGGCCGTGGGCCTCGCGCTCCCGACGGCTTGCAAGAAGGACAAGGGCGGCTGTGCCGACGGGCCGAACTTCGCGAAGCTCGCGTTGCCGGCCACACTCCACATCTACCGGAGCGGCAGCTATCTCGGTGCGATCACGGTTCCGGCCGTCGGCGCTCCGACATTCGCGGCAGCCGCAGGCGCCCCGGAAGACCGCTTGAAGGCATTCCACGAGGACTTCGATCCGCTCGTCAGCTCGGACAAGGTATCGGTGAAGTACGAGACCGCGAGCGGCGACACACACTACATGTGCGGCGCGACGGTCAACAAGGGCACACCCGAGTACGCCGACGCGCTCCGCGCTCACTTCTTCGGGAAGTACTACGAGGTCCAGGACCGCGCGCCCTGAGAGCGGAGATGCCTTGGCTCGCTGGATCGGGTAGTCAATCGGCCATGGTCAGCGAGATCGTCCGCGGGTCCGATGGGGTCGCCCGGTGTTGGTGGGCATCGAGCACCGAGTCGTACGCTCGGTACCACGACGCGGAGTGGGGCCGGCCCACGCGAGACGATCGGTGGATCTTCGAGAAGCTGTGCCTCGAGGGGTTTCAGTCCGGGCTCAGCTGGCTCACCATCCTCAACAAGCGAGACAACTTTCGCGCGGCGTTCGCGGATTTCGAGGTCGACAGCGTGGCCCGGTTCAATGCGCGGAGCGTCGACAAGCTGCTCGGGGACGCCGGGATCGTTCGGCACCGGGGGAAGATCGAGTCCGCGATCAACAACGCCAAGCGAGCTCGAGAGCTGCGGGACGAGTTCGGCTCCCTCGCCGCGTTCGTTTGGCAGTTCGAGCCTCGGCCGGAGTCGCGCCCCAGGAGCTTGAACCGCGCCGCCCTGATGAAGCTGAGCACGACCGCGGAGTCCATCGCGTTGAGCAAGGAACTGAAACGTCGCGGGTGGAGCTTCGTGGGCCCCACGACGGTCTATGCGTTCATGCAGGCGGCTGGGCTCGTCAATGATCACATGCAGGGCTGCGCGGCGCGGCAACGCTGCGCTTCGGCGCGCACGAAGTTCAAGCTGCCGCTGCCGAAGCGGTCGCGGAGAACCTGACGCAGGGATTGGGCTTCGGCCAGGGTCCACCTGGCGAACGTGCCTGGCCAGGCGGATAATCCATCGGACAATCTCGTCTG
It encodes the following:
- a CDS encoding DNA-3-methyladenine glycosylase I, which translates into the protein MVSEIVRGSDGVARCWWASSTESYARYHDAEWGRPTRDDRWIFEKLCLEGFQSGLSWLTILNKRDNFRAAFADFEVDSVARFNARSVDKLLGDAGIVRHRGKIESAINNAKRARELRDEFGSLAAFVWQFEPRPESRPRSLNRAALMKLSTTAESIALSKELKRRGWSFVGPTTVYAFMQAAGLVNDHMQGCAARQRCASARTKFKLPLPKRSRRT